The Chitinophagaceae bacterium genome window below encodes:
- a CDS encoding class I fructose-bisphosphate aldolase: MPVKKLTELLGDKAEYLLNHQSKTISKDQLHLPGPDFIDRIWINSDRNPQVLRNLQGMYNNGRLSNTGYLSILPVDQGIEHSGGASFAKNPIYFDPENIIKLAIEGGCNAVATTYGGLGFMARKYAHKIPFIVKVNHNEFLTYPNKFDQLMFASIKQSWNLGAAAVGATIYFGSDESARQIQEVSKAFEMAHELGMATILWCYLRNPAFKTKEKDFHVSADLTGQANHLGVTIEADIIKQKLPENNGGYLALNTKESAYGKNDKRIYEELTTDHPIDLCRYQVANCYMGRAGLINSGGASSGASDMAEAVATAVVNKRAGGMGLISGRKAFQRPMKEGVEILNAIQDVYLDKEVTIA; the protein is encoded by the coding sequence ATGCCAGTAAAAAAATTAACCGAACTGCTTGGCGACAAAGCAGAATATTTATTGAATCATCAGTCTAAAACAATTTCTAAAGACCAGTTACACTTGCCCGGTCCTGATTTTATTGACCGCATCTGGATTAACAGCGACCGTAACCCACAGGTATTACGCAACCTGCAGGGAATGTATAACAATGGAAGATTATCCAACACAGGTTATCTCTCTATTCTTCCGGTTGACCAGGGAATAGAACACAGTGGTGGTGCTTCCTTTGCAAAGAATCCAATCTATTTCGATCCTGAAAATATTATCAAACTCGCAATAGAAGGCGGCTGCAATGCAGTAGCAACTACTTACGGCGGTTTGGGTTTTATGGCCAGAAAATATGCACATAAAATTCCTTTCATTGTTAAAGTAAATCACAACGAGTTCCTCACCTACCCTAATAAGTTCGATCAGCTCATGTTTGCTTCTATTAAACAAAGCTGGAACTTAGGTGCTGCTGCTGTTGGTGCTACTATTTATTTCGGAAGTGATGAATCTGCAAGACAGATCCAGGAAGTAAGCAAAGCATTTGAAATGGCACATGAACTCGGTATGGCAACAATTTTATGGTGCTATCTGCGTAACCCTGCATTCAAAACAAAAGAAAAAGATTTTCATGTATCAGCCGATCTTACAGGCCAGGCCAATCATTTGGGTGTAACCATTGAAGCAGATATCATTAAACAAAAATTGCCGGAAAACAATGGCGGTTATCTTGCACTCAATACAAAAGAATCTGCCTACGGTAAAAATGATAAACGCATTTATGAAGAACTCACAACAGATCACCCGATTGATCTTTGCCGTTACCAGGTAGCCAATTGTTATATGGGCCGTGCAGGATTGATCAACAGTGGCGGTGCATCATCAGGTGCAAGCGATATGGCCGAAGCAGTTGCAACAGCTGTTGTAAACAAACGTGCAGGTGGTATGGGACTCATCAGCGGACGTAAAGCATTCCAACGCCCAATGAAAGAAGGTGTGGAAATATTGAATGCCATACAGGATGTGTATTTGGATAAGGAAGTAACGATAGCATAA